From Spirosoma aerolatum, one genomic window encodes:
- a CDS encoding TraR/DksA family transcriptional regulator: MVQEEKKRYSEEELKEFEELIGQKLDATRSELNYIKETLSKRNDSGTDNTSGNSKLLEDGADTSERENLSQLAARLQKFIQQLDAAMVRIKNGTYGICKDTGKLIPKERLRAVPHTQQTIEAKLRQSR; the protein is encoded by the coding sequence ATGGTTCAGGAAGAAAAAAAGCGTTACTCAGAAGAAGAACTTAAAGAGTTTGAAGAGCTGATTGGGCAAAAACTGGATGCTACTCGCAGCGAACTTAACTACATTAAGGAAACACTGAGCAAACGGAACGATAGCGGTACGGATAATACGTCGGGGAACTCAAAACTGCTCGAAGATGGTGCCGATACCAGCGAACGTGAAAATTTAAGCCAATTGGCAGCTCGTCTGCAAAAGTTTATCCAGCAGTTGGACGCGGCAATGGTCCGTATCAAAAATGGTACCTACGGTATTTGTAAAGATACAGGCAAGTTGATTCCAAAAGAGCGGCTACGGGCAGTACCTCATACGCAGCAAACAATTGAAGCCAAACTGCGTCAATCGAGGTAA
- a CDS encoding phage holin family protein, whose amino-acid sequence MLEHLEEIRENIFRYLEARIELFTLESRGKLEEGVVVGIHGIVLALLSTMTLLFLFILLAAYLNKVTDSQYLGFLIVAGFFLVLTLLWLFAKDFFKAKIRIMAYSAIKKSQEKKIEEKSEAVEELMAQTRSSMSNPGPQSN is encoded by the coding sequence ATGCTGGAACATCTGGAAGAAATCCGGGAAAACATATTCCGTTATCTGGAAGCCCGAATTGAGCTGTTTACGCTGGAAAGCCGAGGCAAACTCGAAGAAGGAGTTGTGGTTGGCATTCATGGCATTGTACTCGCTCTACTTAGTACCATGACCCTTCTTTTTCTCTTTATTCTACTTGCTGCTTATTTGAATAAAGTAACCGATAGCCAATACTTAGGTTTTTTGATCGTAGCCGGTTTTTTTCTAGTACTGACCTTGCTCTGGCTTTTTGCTAAAGATTTTTTTAAAGCAAAAATCCGGATAATGGCCTATAGCGCTATCAAAAAAAGTCAGGAGAAAAAAATCGAAGAGAAATCAGAAGCGGTTGAGGAACTGATGGCGCAAACCCGGTCGTCGATGAGCAATCCAGGCCCCCAATCTAATTAA